CCACGAACGTGGAGTTCTGGGCGGCGATCATGCTGGACTTCGCCGAGGTCCCGGCGCACATGTTCACGTCGATGTTCACCTGTGCCCGTACGGCGGGCTGGTCGGCGCACATCCTGGAGCAGAAGCGGACCGGCCGCCTGGTGCGTCCCTCCGCGCGGTACATCGGTCCCGGTCCCCGCGGTCCGCAGGAGATCGAGGGCTACGAGGCCATCGCGCACTGAGCGCACCCGCGCCGCCCGGCCGGGCGTCCGGAAGTCCGGGCGTCCGGGCCTCCGGGCCTCCGGGCCTCCGGGCCTCCGGGCCTCCGGGCCTCCGGGCGTCCGGTCAGCCCAGCGCCTCGTCGAGCATGGCCGCCCACTGGGCGACGACGCGGTCGCGGCGGGCCGCGTCGTCGGTGAGGAGGTTGGCCAGGCCCAGGCCGCGCGCCATGTCGAGGAAGCCCTGCACGCTCTCGCGGGCGCCGGGGCGGCTCTCGTCGGCGCCGAGGAGTTCCACGGCGATGCGGTGGGTCTCGCGGCCGACGCGGGCCTCCAGTTCGGTGACGCGGGCGCCGAGCTGGTCCTCGTTGGAGGCGGCCACCCACAGGTGCAGGGCGGCGCGGAAGAGCGGTCCGGTGAACAGGTCGACCAGGGCGCCCGCGACGGTCCGCCGGTCGCCGCGCGGGCCCTGGGCGCCCTGCGGGAACAGGGCGCGCAGGGCGGTGGAGCGCTCCTCGGCGACGTACTCGACGGCGGCGGTGAACAGGTCCTCGCGGGTGGGGAAGTGGTGCTGTGCGGCGCCCCGGGAGACCCCGGCGCGCTCGGCGACGACGGACACCGTGGATCCGGCCCAGCCGTGTTCGGCGAGGCAGGCGACCGCCGCCTGGAGGAGCCGCTGCCGGGTGGCCCGGCTGCGGTCCTGCTTGGGGCGGCGGTCGGCGGGGGTCACAGCACCCATGCGGCATCCCGTCGTTCGAGGAAGGCCGTCATCCCCTCCCTGGCCTGGGCGGAGGCGAACAGCCGGGCCGAGAGCGCGGTCAGGCCGTCCGCCTCCCGGTCGAAGGTCTCCAGCACCTTAGCCGTGAGCAGCCGTTTCGTCGCGGCCAGGGCCTCGGGGGCCGAGCGGCGCAGCCCGTCGAGCATGGGGTCGAGTACGGCGTCGACGTCGTCGCCCGCGGCGGTGAGCAGGCCGACGCGCGCCGCCTCGGCCGCGTCGAAGCGCTCCCCGGTGAGGTAGTAGCGGGCCAGGGCGCGCGGGTCGGCGCGCGGCAGCAGCGGCAGCGAGATCACGGCGGGCGCGACGCCGATGCGCACCTCGGTGAACGCGAAGGTCGAGGTGTGCGCGCCGGCGGCGATGTCGCAGGCCGTGAGCAGGCCGAGGCCGCCGGCGCGGACGTGTCCGGTGACCCGGGCGAGGACCGGGCGGGGCAGTTCCACGATCCGGCGCAGCAGTCCGGTCAGGGCGTCGGGGGCGGGCGGGTCGCGCAGGTCGGCGCCCGCGCTGAAGGTGTTGCCGGTGTGGGTGAGGACGACGGCGCGGACGCCGGGGTCGGCGGCGCAGTCGGCGAGGGCCGCGTCGAGTTCGGCGACGAGCGCGGCGGACAGGGCGTTGCGGGTGGCGGGTGCGTCGAGGGTGAGGGTCTGCACGCCGCGGGTGCGGGTGCGGGTGACGAGCGCGGTGGTGTCGGTGGTCATGTGCGGTCCCTGAGCTGTCGTCGCAGGATCTTGCCGGAGGCGGCGCGCGGCACGGTGTCGGTGAAGGTGACGCGGCGCACGCGCTTGTAGGGGGCGACGCGCTCGGCGACGTACCGCATGACCGCTTCCTCGGAGAGTCCGGCGGCGGGGCCGCGCACCACGTGGGCGTGCGGGATCTCGTTGCCGTCGTCGTCACGGGTGCCGACCACGGCGGCGTCGGCGATGTCCGGGTGGGTGAGGAGCAGGGCCTCCAGTTCGGCGGGTGCCACCTGGTAGCCCTTGTACTTGATGAGTTCCTTGACCCGGTCGACGACGAAGAGCCAGCCGTCGGCGTCGACCCG
The sequence above is drawn from the Streptomyces sp. SAT1 genome and encodes:
- a CDS encoding TetR/AcrR family transcriptional regulator, with product MGAVTPADRRPKQDRSRATRQRLLQAAVACLAEHGWAGSTVSVVAERAGVSRGAAQHHFPTREDLFTAAVEYVAEERSTALRALFPQGAQGPRGDRRTVAGALVDLFTGPLFRAALHLWVAASNEDQLGARVTELEARVGRETHRIAVELLGADESRPGARESVQGFLDMARGLGLANLLTDDAARRDRVVAQWAAMLDEALG
- a CDS encoding enoyl-CoA hydratase family protein — protein: MTTDTTALVTRTRTRGVQTLTLDAPATRNALSAALVAELDAALADCAADPGVRAVVLTHTGNTFSAGADLRDPPAPDALTGLLRRIVELPRPVLARVTGHVRAGGLGLLTACDIAAGAHTSTFAFTEVRIGVAPAVISLPLLPRADPRALARYYLTGERFDAAEAARVGLLTAAGDDVDAVLDPMLDGLRRSAPEALAATKRLLTAKVLETFDREADGLTALSARLFASAQAREGMTAFLERRDAAWVL